In the Tissierellales bacterium genome, one interval contains:
- a CDS encoding DUF5698 domain-containing protein has protein sequence MEWMLGYLFIFTARMTDVSMATIRMLMVVQGRKLQAALIGFFEIIIYVVALNQVFNDFNDPFKLLAYGLGFAMGNYVGCVIEDKIALGNLSAELILHHDSDLAIVEILRDNGFGVTVISAMGKLGDKKILKVTLKRKNLALLHKAIEESGVNVFVTISDVRHIKGGYFASQAIKKK, from the coding sequence ATGGAATGGATGTTAGGGTACTTATTTATTTTTACAGCTAGAATGACAGACGTTTCTATGGCTACTATCAGAATGCTAATGGTAGTGCAGGGAAGAAAATTACAGGCAGCTTTAATTGGTTTTTTTGAGATAATTATTTATGTTGTAGCTTTGAATCAAGTTTTTAATGATTTTAATGATCCATTTAAATTATTAGCTTATGGTTTAGGATTTGCTATGGGAAATTATGTAGGCTGTGTGATTGAGGACAAAATTGCATTGGGAAATTTGTCTGCTGAGCTTATATTGCATCACGATAGTGACTTGGCAATAGTAGAAATACTTAGAGACAATGGCTTTGGAGTTACTGTGATTTCGGCTATGGGTAAATTAGGAGATAAAAAAATATTAAAAGTTACATTGAAGAGAAAAAATCTTGCTTTATTGCACAAGGCTATAGAAGAAAGTGGAGTAAATGTTTTTGTAACCATAAGTGACGTTAGGCATATAAAAGGTGGATACTTTGCAAGTCAAGCGATAAAGAAAAAATAG
- a CDS encoding ABC transporter permease, whose protein sequence is MFVIEGKDIEKSMQISRPSMTYWQDAWRRLKENPVAIVALIMLIVMVLFAAFAPVLSKYDPSFQDFTAINNAPSGDHWFGTDTLGRDLFVRCWVGARVSLAIAFITALINFTIGIFYGGVSGYKGGTVDNVMMRIIDVIFSIPSMLWIILLMVVMGAGFWTMILALSVTGWGGMARLVRGQVLQLREMEFVMAAKTLGADSKRIIAKHLIPNSMGPIIINLTFAIPGAIFTEAFLSYIGLGLPLPMASWGTLANDGAQVLLMFPYQLFFPSLLISITMLAFNLLGDGLRDALDPRLRT, encoded by the coding sequence ATGTTTGTCATTGAGGGAAAAGATATTGAAAAGTCTATGCAAATTAGTAGACCGAGTATGACTTATTGGCAAGATGCGTGGAGACGTTTGAAAGAAAATCCAGTTGCCATTGTTGCCTTGATAATGCTGATTGTCATGGTATTGTTTGCTGCTTTTGCTCCAGTACTTAGCAAATATGATCCTAGTTTTCAGGATTTTACAGCTATAAATAATGCACCTAGTGGAGATCATTGGTTCGGAACAGATACATTAGGTCGTGACTTGTTTGTTAGATGTTGGGTAGGAGCACGAGTATCATTGGCAATAGCTTTTATCACAGCGTTGATTAACTTCACAATCGGTATTTTCTACGGTGGTGTATCAGGATACAAGGGTGGTACAGTAGATAACGTTATGATGCGTATTATTGATGTTATATTCTCTATTCCATCAATGCTTTGGATTATATTATTGATGGTTGTTATGGGAGCAGGTTTTTGGACTATGATATTAGCTCTTTCTGTTACTGGTTGGGGTGGTATGGCTCGTCTAGTTCGTGGTCAAGTACTACAGCTTAGAGAGATGGAGTTTGTTATGGCAGCTAAGACATTAGGTGCAGATAGCAAGCGCATTATAGCAAAACACTTGATACCAAATTCTATGGGACCTATTATTATTAACTTAACATTTGCAATTCCAGGCGCAATCTTTACAGAAGCGTTCTTAAGTTATATTGGTTTGGGACTTCCACTGCCTATGGCAAGTTGGGGTACTTTGGCTAATGATGGTGCACAAGTATTGTTAATGTTCCCATATCAATTGTTCTTCCCATCGTTACTTATCAGTATTACGATGTTGGCATTTAACTTATTGGGAGATGGATTGAGGGATGCACTAGATCCAAGACTACGAACTTAG
- the rdgB gene encoding RdgB/HAM1 family non-canonical purine NTP pyrophosphatase: MKKLILSSGNAHKVQEIRSILEEFDLEVVSKNEMGLSNFEVEEDGDTLEYNALKKARELSKLVEGIVIADDTGLFVDALKGAPGVYSARYAGEDCDYKANNKKLIEELKGVQEAERTARFRTVMAVIFEDGEEAIIEGVCEGKILTEAVGEAGFGYDPLFQPIGYDSTFAELGAEIKNKISHRAKALVNMKEYLKTHLEQIK, from the coding sequence TTGAAAAAACTTATATTATCTAGTGGGAATGCTCACAAAGTACAAGAAATAAGATCAATATTGGAAGAATTTGATTTAGAAGTTGTTTCAAAAAATGAGATGGGATTATCTAATTTTGAAGTAGAAGAAGATGGAGATACCCTTGAGTACAATGCTTTAAAAAAAGCTAGAGAATTGTCAAAATTAGTTGAGGGAATAGTTATTGCTGATGATACAGGTTTGTTTGTTGATGCGCTAAAGGGTGCACCAGGAGTTTATTCAGCTAGGTATGCAGGAGAAGACTGTGATTATAAAGCTAATAATAAAAAGCTTATAGAAGAACTAAAAGGAGTTCAAGAAGCGGAAAGAACTGCTAGATTTAGAACTGTTATGGCGGTGATTTTCGAAGATGGAGAGGAAGCTATAATAGAGGGTGTGTGCGAAGGTAAAATTTTAACTGAGGCAGTTGGAGAAGCTGGATTCGGTTACGACCCATTGTTTCAGCCTATAGGATATGATTCTACATTTGCAGAACTTGGAGCTGAAATTAAAAATAAGATTAGTCATCGTGCCAAAGCTTTGGTAAATATGAAAGAATATTTAAAAACACATTTGGAGCAAATTAAATGA
- a CDS encoding ATP-binding cassette domain-containing protein, giving the protein MSDNKTLIEVRNLRKHFHVGKDAVLKAVDGVDFAIKEGETLGLVGESGCGKSTTGRTIIRLYDATEGDVIFEGADVHKLNKRDLKEFTKSAQMIFQDPYASLNPRMTVTDIIGEGIDIHGIYNGKKRQERIYELLELVGLNREHANRFPHEFSGGQRQRIGIARALAIEPKFIVCDEPISALDVSIQAQVVNLLIELQEKLGLTYLFIAHDLSMVKHISDRIAVMYLGKVVELTTSAELYEKPMHPYTQALLSAIPIPDPEIERTRQRIILEGDVPSPINPKPGCRFASRCQYAKDICREKDPEYREVEPGHFVSCHLVGKEI; this is encoded by the coding sequence ATGTCGGATAATAAAACATTGATAGAAGTAAGAAACCTGAGAAAGCATTTCCACGTTGGAAAAGACGCGGTATTAAAAGCTGTTGATGGAGTGGATTTTGCTATCAAGGAAGGCGAGACTTTAGGTCTTGTTGGAGAATCTGGTTGCGGTAAATCAACAACTGGAAGAACAATAATAAGATTGTATGATGCAACAGAAGGTGATGTTATATTTGAAGGAGCAGATGTTCATAAATTGAATAAGAGAGATCTTAAAGAATTTACGAAATCAGCTCAGATGATATTCCAAGATCCATATGCATCACTAAATCCAAGAATGACGGTTACTGATATAATTGGTGAAGGCATTGATATTCACGGGATTTACAACGGAAAGAAAAGACAAGAACGTATTTATGAATTACTTGAACTAGTAGGATTGAATAGAGAGCATGCTAATAGATTTCCACATGAATTTAGTGGTGGTCAGAGACAGCGTATAGGTATAGCTAGAGCTTTAGCTATTGAACCTAAATTTATAGTGTGTGATGAGCCTATTTCTGCTCTAGATGTATCTATTCAGGCACAGGTAGTTAACTTGCTTATAGAGCTTCAAGAAAAGTTAGGATTAACTTACTTATTTATAGCTCATGATTTGAGTATGGTTAAGCATATATCAGATCGTATAGCAGTTATGTATTTGGGAAAAGTAGTTGAGCTTACAACTAGTGCAGAATTGTATGAGAAGCCAATGCATCCATATACTCAAGCGTTACTTTCTGCGATTCCGATACCAGATCCAGAGATTGAAAGAACTAGACAGCGAATCATACTTGAGGGAGATGTTCCTAGTCCTATAAATCCTAAGCCAGGATGTAGATTTGCTTCTCGTTGTCAGTACGCTAAAGATATATGTAGAGAAAAAGATCCAGAATACAGAGAAGTTGAACCAGGACACTTTGTATCTTGTCACTTAGTTGGCAAAGAAATTTAA
- a CDS encoding N-acetylmuramoyl-L-alanine amidase encodes MKKLSCCLFIVLLILSSRYVILAEEAFKIGDEIICDVEILNVRLMASATSDKVGRVSQTQKGQVLSDAIYNEGYTWYKIDFGEIKGWVAGEYLKLSSRQETRIAFVNVESVLMLREEPSVQSRVLDKLKKGTKLEIIGETINSGSYEWIQVRIGDMSGYVAQKYLVFSESSIGGGSGSVSEDSSVRKLIDVKINRDENYLPTFDFISSKPLEYDKYFLDSGANGEGRIVLDLKNSSLEKVIEKNINIYPVKSIRVAPLNQNTIRVIIDLEKKKEYYINELDGQYGIQLHFEKDDYYLGDSRDTISSDSKKNDNRDGSTNYFSGLKKITEDGYTLKFETEKKPDYRVIRLDDPKRYVIDIMNTRLSEPNLKIDDKNSYLTRIRTSQFNPDSNYKNIGEIVRVVFDLKEDTLIETKIEDESLVVRFANDMNENRESNILKYEKFYDKSKIMISRDDLKNDKIIFDDEKNYLKIELDDLEEESQIPINDDRISKIRYDLSGEKAVAYVDLYNNIDYSARWNGEIYEITFEKQRPAVGQKTIVIDAGHGGDHRKLYKGHIGDSGAISPYSKVMEKDLTLSVSLKLKDVLKSRGYNIIMTRDKDEYIYLYDRAEIANQTDANAFISIHFNSSKSPNSSGVLTMYCPSYESELKSSDQYPLAKAMQETLSSELNMKSIGIWKKPQYVVLRETKMPSVLLELGFLTNRSDEKLARSEDYQTRAANAIANALDKYFAEGNN; translated from the coding sequence TTGAAAAAATTAAGTTGTTGTTTGTTTATTGTATTATTGATATTAAGTTCTAGGTATGTTATTTTAGCAGAAGAAGCTTTCAAAATTGGAGATGAAATTATTTGTGATGTTGAAATACTAAATGTTAGACTCATGGCATCGGCTACTAGTGATAAAGTTGGAAGAGTAAGCCAAACTCAAAAAGGTCAAGTATTAAGTGATGCAATATATAACGAGGGATATACTTGGTATAAGATTGATTTTGGGGAAATAAAAGGCTGGGTAGCTGGAGAATATTTAAAATTATCTAGTAGACAGGAAACAAGGATAGCATTCGTAAATGTAGAATCGGTATTGATGCTTAGGGAAGAACCTAGTGTACAAAGCAGAGTTCTTGATAAATTGAAGAAAGGTACTAAACTTGAAATCATAGGAGAAACTATAAACTCAGGATCGTACGAGTGGATACAGGTTCGAATTGGTGATATGAGCGGCTATGTTGCGCAAAAGTATTTAGTTTTTAGTGAAAGTAGCATAGGTGGTGGTTCAGGTTCAGTTTCTGAAGATAGTAGCGTGAGAAAATTGATTGATGTAAAAATAAATAGAGATGAAAACTATCTGCCAACATTTGATTTTATAAGTTCTAAACCATTAGAATACGACAAATATTTTTTAGATAGTGGTGCAAATGGTGAAGGTAGAATTGTATTGGATTTGAAAAATAGTAGTTTGGAAAAAGTTATTGAAAAAAACATAAACATATATCCAGTTAAAAGTATTAGAGTAGCGCCCTTAAATCAAAATACGATTCGTGTAATAATAGATTTGGAGAAAAAGAAAGAATACTATATAAATGAATTAGATGGCCAATACGGTATACAGCTTCACTTCGAAAAGGATGATTATTATTTAGGCGATAGTAGAGATACTATATCTAGCGATAGTAAAAAAAATGATAATAGAGATGGAAGCACAAATTATTTTAGTGGGTTAAAGAAAATTACGGAAGATGGCTATACATTGAAATTTGAGACAGAAAAGAAACCAGATTATAGAGTAATCAGATTGGATGATCCCAAAAGGTATGTTATTGATATAATGAATACAAGGTTATCAGAACCAAATTTAAAAATTGATGATAAGAACTCATATTTGACGAGAATTAGGACTTCTCAATTTAATCCAGATTCTAACTATAAAAATATTGGTGAAATTGTAAGGGTGGTTTTTGATTTAAAAGAGGATACATTGATTGAAACTAAAATTGAAGATGAAAGCCTAGTTGTTAGATTTGCAAATGATATGAATGAGAATCGAGAATCAAATATTTTAAAGTATGAGAAATTTTATGATAAATCAAAAATTATGATAAGTAGAGATGACTTAAAAAATGACAAGATAATATTTGATGATGAGAAAAACTATTTAAAAATCGAATTGGATGATTTAGAAGAAGAAAGTCAAATACCTATAAATGATGACCGAATATCGAAAATCAGATATGACTTAAGTGGAGAAAAGGCTGTGGCTTATGTAGATTTGTATAATAATATTGACTATTCTGCTAGGTGGAATGGTGAAATTTATGAAATTACTTTTGAAAAACAGAGACCTGCAGTTGGTCAAAAAACAATAGTTATTGATGCAGGACATGGTGGAGACCACAGAAAACTTTACAAAGGCCATATAGGCGATAGTGGTGCAATATCACCGTATAGCAAGGTAATGGAAAAAGATTTGACATTGAGTGTTTCCTTAAAATTAAAAGATGTATTGAAAAGTAGAGGATATAATATTATAATGACTAGAGATAAAGATGAATATATTTATCTTTATGACCGAGCTGAGATTGCAAATCAAACAGATGCAAATGCATTTATAAGCATACACTTTAACAGTTCTAAATCACCAAATTCAAGTGGTGTGCTCACAATGTATTGTCCTTCTTATGAGAGTGAATTGAAATCGAGTGATCAATATCCTCTTGCGAAAGCTATGCAAGAAACATTATCATCGGAGTTAAATATGAAGAGTATTGGTATTTGGAAAAAACCACAGTATGTAGTGCTTAGAGAGACTAAGATGCCATCAGTTTTATTAGAACTAGGATTTTTGACAAATAGAAGTGATGAAAAACTAGCTAGGTCAGAAGATTATCAAACTAGGGCGGCAAATGCTATTGCAAATGCATTAGACAAATATTTTGCAGAGGGTAATAATTAA
- a CDS encoding peptide ABC transporter substrate-binding protein, giving the protein MKKTKLLAVLLAAAMSMSVVLTGCGGGNAPAEPEKKEEVTQTSTDAEKKEETKDSATDGEEKLAAEQVLRINWGSNPPDLDPQTTTDQVSFEVVNACYEGLVRLQPDGKAYQDTGLAKSWEISEDKMTYKFMLRDAKWTDGTPITAEDFEYAWKRALDPATASQYAYMLYHIKGAQAYNAGEGSADDVAIKALDEKTLEVTLERPTPFFASLTSFITYLPAQKAAIEKHGDKYTSDVANMVFSGPFKITEWVQEQKLTLEKNEMYWDKENVKLDRIEGDMIIDINTPINLYETNELDAIAVQTEYLAKYRTSPEFGNLAIATTWYLQYNCEDPFFSNEKIRHAFSMAVNRKAFVDNVLANGSQVASGLVPGNMPGKSGGGDFRTQSGEFVKDAGTDGQAAIDEANKLLDEGLAEIGKTREELAAHVSYLTGESDVAKKWAQAFQQMWKQNLGLEVPIETVSFKIRLERYNNKDFTLTMAGWGADYNDPMTFMDLFVTGGGQNTAYWSNPEFDALIEKATNTTGDERMQAMIDAEKILLDEQPISPIYFKARNFVQRDYVKGWVRYSVGVDNEWKWTYLTEH; this is encoded by the coding sequence ATGAAGAAGACTAAGTTATTAGCAGTATTGTTAGCAGCAGCTATGTCTATGTCAGTTGTTCTTACAGGTTGCGGCGGAGGGAATGCACCTGCGGAGCCAGAAAAGAAAGAAGAAGTAACTCAAACATCAACAGATGCAGAGAAGAAAGAAGAGACAAAGGATAGTGCAACCGACGGGGAAGAGAAGTTAGCAGCGGAGCAAGTCCTTAGAATTAACTGGGGATCGAATCCACCAGATTTAGATCCACAAACTACTACAGATCAGGTATCGTTTGAAGTGGTAAATGCTTGCTACGAAGGTTTAGTAAGATTACAGCCAGATGGTAAGGCATACCAAGATACAGGCCTTGCAAAATCTTGGGAAATCAGTGAAGATAAAATGACTTATAAGTTTATGCTGAGAGATGCAAAGTGGACTGATGGTACTCCAATAACAGCAGAAGATTTTGAGTATGCTTGGAAGAGAGCTTTAGATCCTGCTACTGCATCACAATATGCTTATATGCTTTATCATATAAAAGGAGCTCAGGCATATAATGCAGGAGAGGGTAGCGCAGACGATGTTGCTATCAAAGCACTAGATGAAAAAACACTAGAGGTTACACTAGAAAGACCAACTCCATTCTTTGCTAGTTTGACATCATTTATCACATATTTGCCAGCACAAAAAGCTGCTATCGAAAAACATGGTGATAAATACACTTCAGATGTAGCAAACATGGTATTCTCGGGACCATTTAAAATTACTGAATGGGTTCAAGAACAGAAATTAACGCTTGAAAAGAATGAAATGTATTGGGATAAAGAAAATGTTAAATTAGATCGTATTGAAGGCGATATGATTATTGACATCAATACTCCTATAAATCTATATGAGACAAATGAATTAGATGCTATTGCAGTACAGACAGAGTACTTAGCTAAATACAGAACTTCTCCAGAATTTGGTAATTTAGCTATAGCAACTACATGGTATTTACAATATAACTGCGAAGATCCATTCTTCTCAAATGAGAAAATCAGACATGCATTTTCTATGGCAGTTAATAGAAAAGCATTTGTTGACAATGTATTAGCTAATGGATCACAAGTAGCTAGTGGTTTAGTACCTGGAAACATGCCTGGTAAATCAGGTGGTGGAGATTTCAGAACTCAATCTGGTGAATTTGTTAAAGATGCCGGTACAGATGGACAAGCAGCAATAGATGAAGCAAACAAATTATTAGATGAAGGTTTAGCAGAAATCGGAAAAACTAGAGAAGAGTTAGCAGCACATGTATCATATTTGACAGGAGAATCTGATGTTGCTAAGAAATGGGCACAGGCATTCCAACAAATGTGGAAACAAAATTTAGGACTTGAAGTTCCTATTGAAACAGTATCGTTCAAAATTAGATTAGAGCGTTACAACAATAAAGACTTTACACTTACAATGGCAGGTTGGGGAGCAGATTACAATGACCCAATGACATTCATGGACTTATTTGTTACAGGTGGCGGACAGAATACAGCATACTGGTCAAATCCAGAGTTTGATGCTTTGATTGAAAAAGCTACAAACACAACAGGTGATGAAAGAATGCAAGCTATGATAGATGCAGAGAAGATATTGCTTGATGAACAACCAATTTCACCAATATACTTTAAAGCTAGAAACTTCGTACAGAGAGATTATGTTAAAGGTTGGGTAAGATACTCTGTAGGTGTTGATAATGAGTGGAAGTGGACTTATTTAACAGAACATTAG
- the rph gene encoding ribonuclease PH: protein MTRVDKRELNQKREVKITRNYIKHPDGSVLIEMGDTKVICTAMVEEKVPPFLKGEGTGWVTAEYSMLPGSTLTRKRRSIGKVDGRSQEIQRLIGRALRSVVDFEKLGERTIWIDCDVIQADGGTRTASITGSFIAMVEAMRKLVENGLIEELPVSSYLAAISVGIVDEKAMLDLCYVEDSSAKVDMNVIMSEGGKIVEIQGTGEESPFTQDELMSLLTLANKGIAELIEMQREVLGDL, encoded by the coding sequence ATGACTAGAGTAGATAAAAGAGAATTAAATCAAAAAAGAGAAGTAAAAATTACAAGAAATTATATAAAGCACCCAGATGGTTCTGTCCTAATTGAGATGGGAGATACAAAAGTTATATGTACAGCTATGGTTGAAGAAAAAGTACCTCCATTTTTAAAGGGAGAAGGAACTGGTTGGGTAACAGCAGAATATTCTATGTTACCAGGATCTACTCTAACACGAAAGAGAAGATCAATAGGTAAAGTAGATGGAAGAAGTCAAGAAATACAAAGATTAATAGGTAGAGCACTTAGATCGGTAGTAGATTTTGAAAAATTAGGTGAGAGAACTATATGGATTGATTGTGATGTAATCCAAGCAGATGGTGGTACGAGAACGGCTTCTATTACAGGTAGTTTTATAGCGATGGTTGAAGCTATGAGAAAATTAGTTGAAAATGGATTAATAGAGGAATTGCCAGTAAGTAGCTATCTAGCGGCTATAAGTGTAGGTATAGTAGATGAAAAAGCTATGCTAGATTTATGCTATGTTGAAGATTCATCGGCTAAGGTAGATATGAATGTTATAATGTCAGAAGGCGGAAAGATAGTTGAAATACAGGGAACAGGTGAGGAAAGTCCTTTTACGCAGGATGAATTAATGTCATTATTGACACTTGCTAACAAAGGTATTGCAGAATTGATAGAGATGCAAAGAGAAGTTTTGGGAGACTTATAA
- a CDS encoding peptide ABC transporter substrate-binding protein, whose product MKKNKVLAFVMAAALSLSVLLTGCAGGQETSKEETKETETKVEEKKEVAEEQGEKLAAEQVLRINWGANPPDLYPQTATDTVSFQVINAAYEGLVRLQADGKAYQDTGLAKSWEVSEDGLVYTFKLRDAKWSDGTKITANDFEYAWKTALDPATASQYAYMLYHVKGGEAYNAGEGKVEDVGVKAVDEKTLEVTLERPTPFFASLTSFITYLPAQKAAIEKHGVDKYGAAIENMVFSGPFKITEWVQEQKLVLEKNEMYWDKDSVKLDKIVGDMIVDTNTPVNLYETDELDAITVQTEYLAKYRTSPDFASYANAVTWYLQFNCEDEFFGNEKIRRAFSLAVDRQGFVDNILANGSKVAMGLVPYDMPGLSSGGDFRAQSGDHIKDIGTEGQAAIDEANKLLEEGLAEIGKTKDELASHVTYLTGDSDISKKIAQAFQQMWKQNLGIEPPIEAVTFKIRLERYDNRDYTLTMAGWGADYNDPMTFMDLFVTGGGQNTASWSNAEFDALIDKAYNTVGDERMQAMIDAERILFEELPIAPIYFRARNVVQRDYVKGWVRFPVGVDNEWKWTYLLEH is encoded by the coding sequence ATGAAAAAAAATAAGGTATTGGCATTTGTTATGGCAGCAGCATTATCTCTATCGGTATTATTGACAGGTTGCGCAGGAGGGCAAGAAACTTCTAAAGAGGAAACAAAAGAAACAGAGACTAAAGTTGAAGAAAAAAAAGAAGTTGCTGAGGAACAAGGGGAAAAATTGGCAGCAGAGCAGGTATTGAGAATAAATTGGGGAGCTAATCCGCCAGACTTATATCCGCAAACAGCAACGGATACAGTTTCATTCCAGGTTATAAATGCAGCATATGAAGGTTTAGTAAGATTACAAGCAGATGGCAAAGCTTATCAAGATACTGGACTTGCAAAATCTTGGGAAGTAAGTGAAGACGGATTAGTGTATACTTTTAAATTGAGAGATGCAAAATGGTCAGATGGAACGAAAATTACAGCTAATGATTTTGAATATGCGTGGAAAACTGCACTAGATCCTGCGACCGCATCTCAATATGCATATATGCTTTACCATGTAAAAGGTGGAGAAGCTTACAATGCAGGAGAAGGTAAAGTAGAAGATGTAGGTGTCAAAGCGGTTGATGAAAAAACACTAGAGGTTACACTGGAAAGACCAACTCCATTTTTTGCTAGTTTGACATCATTTATCACATATTTACCAGCACAAAAAGCAGCTATTGAAAAACATGGTGTAGATAAGTATGGTGCTGCGATAGAAAACATGGTTTTTTCAGGTCCATTTAAGATTACAGAATGGGTTCAAGAGCAAAAATTAGTTCTTGAAAAGAATGAAATGTATTGGGATAAAGATTCAGTGAAACTTGATAAGATTGTTGGAGATATGATAGTAGATACAAATACACCAGTAAATCTTTATGAGACAGATGAATTAGATGCAATTACAGTTCAGACTGAATATTTAGCTAAATATAGAACGTCACCAGATTTTGCAAGCTATGCAAACGCAGTTACGTGGTACTTGCAATTTAACTGTGAAGATGAATTCTTTGGAAATGAAAAAATCAGAAGAGCATTTTCACTAGCTGTTGATCGTCAAGGTTTCGTTGACAATATTTTGGCAAATGGTTCTAAGGTTGCTATGGGACTAGTTCCTTATGATATGCCGGGGTTGTCTTCAGGTGGAGATTTTAGAGCTCAATCAGGAGACCACATCAAGGATATTGGAACAGAGGGGCAGGCAGCTATAGATGAAGCTAATAAATTGTTGGAAGAAGGATTAGCTGAGATTGGAAAAACTAAAGATGAATTGGCATCACATGTGACTTATTTGACAGGTGATTCTGATATATCTAAGAAAATCGCGCAGGCATTCCAGCAAATGTGGAAACAAAATTTAGGTATAGAGCCACCTATAGAAGCAGTTACTTTTAAAATTAGATTAGAGAGATACGATAATAGAGATTATACGTTAACAATGGCAGGTTGGGGAGCAGATTACAATGACCCAATGACGTTTATGGATTTATTTGTTACTGGCGGTGGACAAAATACTGCTTCTTGGTCAAATGCAGAGTTTGATGCTTTGATTGATAAAGCATATAATACTGTTGGTGATGAAAGAATGCAGGCAATGATTGATGCAGAAAGAATTTTATTTGAAGAGCTACCCATAGCGCCTATATACTTTAGAGCTAGAAATGTAGTTCAGAGAGATTATGTAAAAGGTTGGGTAAGATTCCCTGTTGGCGTTGACAACGAGTGGAAATGGACTTATCTTTTAGAACACTAG
- a CDS encoding ABC transporter ATP-binding protein produces the protein MENKDNILLEVKNLKVSFDTYAGEVQAVRGVDFHLEKGETLAIVGESGCGKSVTSQSLMKLIPMPPGRIKDGEILFDGQNIVDFTEGQMQDVRGSEISMIFQDPMTSLNPTMKISKQIMEGLIKHQGMTKEQAHERAVEMLRLVGIPSPETRVDQYPHEFSGGMRQRAMIAIALSCNPKLLIADEPTTALDVTIQAQILELMQELQDKLDTAIIMITHDLGVVANMAKRVAVMYAGKIIETGTLDEIFKTPHHPYTWGLLLSVPRIDANNKEELAPIVGQPPDLFAPPKGCPFAARCDYAMPICKEEYPEKTDLSDTHYVHCWLEHDMAPKVECPLHKEAE, from the coding sequence ATGGAAAATAAAGACAACATTTTGTTGGAAGTTAAAAATCTTAAAGTATCATTTGATACCTATGCAGGTGAAGTCCAAGCTGTTCGTGGAGTGGATTTTCACTTAGAAAAGGGTGAAACATTGGCTATCGTTGGGGAGTCAGGATGTGGAAAGTCAGTAACATCTCAATCTCTAATGAAATTGATACCAATGCCACCAGGAAGAATTAAAGATGGAGAAATCTTATTTGATGGACAGAACATAGTTGATTTTACAGAAGGTCAAATGCAGGACGTACGTGGTAGTGAAATCAGTATGATATTCCAAGATCCTATGACTTCATTAAATCCAACTATGAAGATATCAAAGCAGATTATGGAGGGATTGATTAAGCATCAAGGCATGACAAAAGAACAGGCTCACGAAAGAGCTGTTGAGATGCTTAGACTTGTTGGTATACCTTCTCCTGAGACTCGTGTAGATCAATACCCACATGAATTTAGTGGTGGTATGAGACAGAGAGCTATGATTGCTATAGCGCTTTCATGTAACCCTAAATTATTGATTGCAGATGAGCCAACAACTGCGTTAGATGTTACTATACAAGCTCAAATTTTGGAGTTAATGCAGGAGCTTCAAGATAAATTAGATACAGCTATTATAATGATTACTCATGACTTGGGTGTTGTTGCAAACATGGCTAAGAGAGTAGCAGTAATGTATGCTGGTAAAATAATTGAAACAGGAACACTTGATGAGATATTCAAAACGCCTCATCATCCATATACTTGGGGACTACTTCTTTCTGTTCCTAGAATTGATGCAAATAATAAGGAGGAACTTGCTCCAATCGTTGGTCAGCCACCAGATTTATTTGCACCACCTAAAGGATGTCCATTTGCAGCTAGATGCGATTATGCAATGCCAATATGTAAAGAGGAGTATCCTGAAAAAACTGATTTATCGGACACTCACTACGTACATTGCTGGTTAGAGCATGATATGGCGCCAAAAGTAGAATGTCCTTTGCATAAGGAGGCGGAATAG